A genome region from Purpureocillium takamizusanense chromosome 8, complete sequence includes the following:
- a CDS encoding uncharacterized protein (EggNog:ENOG503NUWJ~BUSCO:EOG09263A5D~TransMembrane:1 (o12-30i)~COG:C), giving the protein MSQEKPLPFAYQFAAGAVAGVSEILLMYPLDVLKTRIQLQTGKGTGAESYNGMMDCFRKIVKNEGFSRLYRGISAPILMEAPKRATKFAANDEWGKAYRKMFGVPQMTQSLSVLTGATAGATESFVVVPFELVKIRLQDKASAGKYNGMIDCVTKTVRNEGPLALYQGLESTMWRHILWNAGYFGCIFQVRQLMPKAENKRSQMFNDLISGAIGGTVGTILNCGMDVVKSRIQNTPRVPGVVPKYNWAWPAIFTVLREEGPAALYKGFLPKVLRLGPGGGVLLVVFTTVSDMFRKLHYG; this is encoded by the exons ATGTCGCAGGAGAAGCCGCTCCCCTTTGCCTACCAGTTCGCCGCAG GCGCGGTTGCTGGCGTCTCGGAG ATTCTGCTGAT GTACCCGTTGGATGTCCTGAAAACTCGCAT TCAACTCCAGACGGGCAAGGGTACGGGCGCGGAGTCGTACAATGGCATGATGGATTGCTTCCGGAAGATTGTTAAGAATGAGGGTTTCTCTCGCCTCTACCGCGGAATCTCTGCCCCGATTCTCATGGAAGCTCCCAAGCGAGCCACCAAGTTCGCCGCCAACGATGAATGGGGCAAGGCCTACCGCAAGATGTTCGGCGTGCCTCAGATGACGCAGTCCCTGTCTGTCCTcaccggcgccaccgccggcgccaccgagTCGTTTGTCGTCGTGCCATTCGAGCTGGTCAAGATTC GTCTCCAGGATAAAGCTTCCGCTGGCAAGTACAACGGCATGATCGACTGTGTCACCAAGACGGTGCGCAACGAAGGGCCATTGGCCTTGTACCAGGGACTGGAGAGCACCATGTGGCGTCACATCCTCTGGAACGCTGGCTATTTCGGCTGCATTTTCCAAGTCCGGCAGCTGATGCCCAAGGCTGAAAACAAGCGCAGCCAAATGTTCAATGACCTCATCTCGGGCGCCATCGGTGGCACCGTAGGTACCATACTGAACTGTGGAATGGACGTCGTGAAGAGTCGTATACAGAACACGCCGCGGGTTCCAGGTGTTGTTCCAAAGTACAACTGGGCGTGGCCGGCTATTTTCACCGTCCTGCGGGAAGAGGGCCCGGCCGCGCTCTACAAGGGCTTCTTGCCGAAG GTGCT